In a genomic window of Pangasianodon hypophthalmus isolate fPanHyp1 chromosome 1, fPanHyp1.pri, whole genome shotgun sequence:
- the LOC113542626 gene encoding dynein axonemal heavy chain 11 isoform X2 — translation MAKLNSQEVELNMKNQAAEALITKIGQQTERVSQKRKDSDLEEQNVAAIKAEVTQRQRDCEDDLIKAEPALEAATAALDTLNKVNLTELKTFPNPPEAVTNVMAAVMVLLAPRGRVPKDRSWKAARAFMGKLDDFLQALVYYDKEHIPEQCLSTVKQEYLSNPDFHPDHVRTKSYAAAGLCAWTINIVRYYEVYCQIVPKRQALSQANTELDNATAKLLTIRKKLDDLDRHLQSLTAQFERAAAEKLHCQEEVTRTRQTIELASRLVGGLQSENVRWSEAALELEAQQKTLCGDVLVAAAFVSYAGYFTQPYRKQLLECTWKPFLRELKPLIPLTEGLDPILLLAEQASIAAWHNQGLPPDRLSVENAVILTCSQRWPLLVDPQQQASKWLRNLYGPGLRVLQHGEKGYLDVIEQALVCGEVVLLENVEERLDVVLEPLLARNTTNNGRFIRLGDRDCEYNSRFWLLLHTKLANPDFPPELQAQTTLINFTVTQAGLEEQLLGQVVSHERPDLETMKLELSTQQYLCQIELKKLEDELLSRLSAAEGSFLRDAALVEQLEQTKNTAAHIQNKVIEARENEMKINETRELYRPVAQRATLLYFIIKELHNINPMYQYSFKAFSAVFHKAIEQTPRDEDVAVRVHSLTEAVTYSVFMYTSQGLFQKDRLTFLTHTAFQILLMKGSIESEELDLLLHFPVEFSSGSPVSFLSAQAWGAIRALSVLEAFRGLDRDVEGSPKRWRKLVESECPERECLPLDWKKKNPLQRLIILRAMRPDRMSYALRNFVEESLGCRYVETTRIEFEKSYEESSPSIPVFFILSPGVNPLKDVETLGLKLGFSIDRGNLHNISLGQGQENVAEKALEMAATKGHWVILQNVHLVERWLGHLEGLLESTGRKAHPQYRVFMSGQPAHGPEEHIIPRGILENALKLTNEPPTGMNASLHAALHNFNQETLEMCSHEQEFKALLFSLCYFHACVSERRKFGPQGWNRCYPFNTGDLTISINVLYNYLEVNSKVPWEDLCYLVGEIMYGGHITDDWDRRLCRTYIQEVLNPKMFEGELFLCPGFSVPPNLDYAGYHSYVDESLPEENPSLYGLHPNAEIEFMTVTSNALFNTLLELQCRDFAGEEGAQSVEEKVKSVLDDILEKLPEKYSMSELLAKTSERSPLVLLCFQECERMNLLISEIHSSLTQLDLALKGELSISPDMETLQTALYYNRVPESWSRLTYPSTHTLAQWFSDVLSQCRELDTWTQDFVLPAVVWLSGLFSPQSFLTAIMQSIARKNKWPLDKMALSVDVTKKTKDDYGHPPREGAYIHGLYMEGARWDMSAGVLSEAVLKDLTPAMPVLYIRAVPADKLELNNTYECPVYRTKLRGPTFIWGFHLKTRHPPAKWVLAGVALLLSV, via the exons ATGGCTAAACTGAACTCTCAGGAAGTGGAGCTGAATATGAAGAACCAGGCAGCTGAGGCTCTAATCACCAAGATCGGACagcagacagaaagagtgagccAGAAAAGAAAGGATTCAGATCTAGAAGAGCAGAAC GTGGCAGCTATAAAGGCAGAagtgacacagagacagagggactgTGAAGATGACCTGATTAAAGCTGAACCGGCTTTAGAGGCTGCCACTGCAGCTTTAGATACTCTTAACAAG GTGAACCTGACAGAGTTAAAGACATTTCCCAATCCTCCAGAGGCTGTAACAAATGTGATGGCAGCAGTGATGGTCCTGTTGGCCCCACGTGGACGTGTTCCTAAAGATCGCAGCTGGAAGGCTGCCAGAGCCTTTATGGGCAAG CTGGATGATTTCCTGCAGGCTTTGGTATACTATGATAAGGAGCACATACCTGAGCAGTGTCTTAGTACAGTGAAGCAGGAGTACCTCAGTAATCCGGATTTTCACCCTGATCATGTTCGCACCAAGTCCTATGCTGCTGCTGGTCTCTGTGCCTGGACCATCAATATTGTGCGCTACTATGAG GTTTACTGTCAGATTGTGCCAAAGCGTCAGGCTCTTTCTCAGGCCAACACTGAGCTGGacaatgctacagctaaactgCTCACCATTAGAAAGAAACTGGAT GATCTAGACAGGCACTTGCAGAGCCTCACAGCCCAGTTTGAGAGAGCAGCAGCTGAGAAACTTCACTGCCAGGAGGAAGTGACCCGGACCAGACAGACCATCGAGCTAGCCAGTCGGCTGGTGGGAGGCTTGCAG TCTGAAAATGTGCGGTGGTCAGAAGCTGCGCTGGAGCTGGAGGCTCAGCAGAAGACGCTGTGTGGGGATGTGTTAGTGGCTGCAGCCTTTGTCTCTTATGCTGGATATTTTACGCAGCCTTACAGGAAGCAGCTTCTAGAGTGCACATGGAAGCCTTTCCTCAGAGAACTGAAA CCCCTCATCCCGCTGACAGAAGGCCTGGACCCTATCCTGCTGCTGGCTGAGCAAGCCAGCATTGCCGCCTGGCACAACCAGGGCCTGCCACCCGATAGGCTGTCTGTGGAGAACGCTGTGATCCTGACTTGCAGCCAGCGCTGGCCACTCCTTGTGGACCCCCAGCAACAGGCCAGCAAGTGGCTCCGCAACCTATACGGTCCTGGACTCAGAGTGCTGCAGCATGGAGAGAAAGG ATATCTGGATGTGATTGAGCAGGCATTGGTCTGTGGTGAGGTTGTGTTGCTCGAGAATGTGGAGGAGAGACTGGATGTAGTCCTTGAACCACTGCTAGCCAGAAACACTACCAACAATGGAAG GTTTATCAGGCTGGGAGATAGAGATTGTGAGTATAACAGCAGGTTCTGGCTTCTTCTGCACACAAAGCTGGCCAACCCTGACTTCCCTCCTGAGCTGCAAGCCCAAACCACACTCATTAACTTCACAGTAACACAAGCTGGCCTGGAGGAGCAGCTCCTGGGACAGGTGGTCAGCCATGAGAGGCCTGACCTGGAGACCATGAAG TTGGAGCTGAGCACTCAGCAGTACCTGTGTCAGATAGAGCTGAAGAAGTTGGAGGATGAGCTGCTGAGCAGGTTGTCTGCTGCTGAGGGTAGCTTCCTGCGAGACGCAGCATTAGTGGAACAGCTGGAGCAAACAAAGAACACTGCTGCACACATCCAAAACAAG GTCATAGAGGCgagagagaatgaaatgaaaatcaatGAGACCCGTGAGCTCTACCGTCCTGTAGCACAGAGAGCTACTCTTCTTTACTTTATCATTAAAGAGCTACACAACATCAATCCCATGTACCAGTATTCATTTAAG GCGTTCAGTGCAGTATTCCACAAAGCGATAGAGCAAACTCCACGAGATGAAGATGTGGCAGTGCGTGTCCACTCCCTCACTGAGGCTGTCACTTACTCTGTCTTCATGTACACCAGTCAGGGCCTCTTCCAGAAGGACAGACTCACCTTTCTGACCCACACTGCCTTCCAG ATTCTCCTGATGAAAGGGTCCATTGAATCAGAGGAGCTGGATCTTCTTTTGCATTTCCCAGTGGAGTTCAGCAGTGGAAGTCCTGTCAGCTTCTTGTCTGCTCAGGCCTGGGGAGCCATCAGG GCTCTGTCAGTGCTGGAGGCATTTCGTGGTCTGGACCGGGATGTAGAAGGCTCACCTAAGCGCTGGAGGAAGCTGGTGGAGTCTGAGTGTCCAGAGAGAGAGTGCCTCCCTCTggactggaaaaagaaaaatcctctGCAAAGACTCATTATCCTCAGAGCCATGCGACCTGACAGGATGAGCTATGCTCTCAG GAACTTTGTGGAGGAGAGTTTGGGCTGCAGATATGTGGAAACAACCAGGATAGAGTTTGAGAAGTCTTATGAGGAGAGCAGTCCTTCAATACCAGTCTTCTTTATCCTGTCTCCTGGAGTCAACCCACTGAAAGATGTGGAAACACTTG GGCTGAAGCTGGGCTTCTCCATAGACCGGGGGAACCTTCATAACATCTCACTGGGACAGGGCCAGGAGAATGTGGCTGAAAAGGCTCTAGAAATGGCAGCTACAAAAGGCCACTGGGTCATTCTACAG aatgtGCATTTAGTGGAGCGTTGGCTGGGTCATCTGGAAGGTCTGTTGGAGAGTACAGGGCGAAAAGCTCACCCACAGTATAGAGTGTTCATGAGCGGACAACCTGCTCACGGCCCTGAGGAGCACATCATTCCCAGAGGCATCCTGGAAAATGCACTCAAACTGACTAATGAGCCACCCACAGGCATGAACGCCAGTCTGCATGCTGCACTGCACAACTTCAACCAG GAAACTTTGGAAATGTGTTCTCATGAGCAGGAGTTTAAAGCactcctgttctctctctgctATTTCCACGCTTGTGTCAGTGAGAGGAGGAAGTTTGGGCCTCAAGGTTGGAATCGCTGCTACCCTTTTAACACTGGAGACCTCACCATCTCCATTAACGTGCTGTATAACTACCTGGAGGTTAATTCAAAA GTGCCATGGGAGGACCTGTGTTATCTGGTAGGAGAGATCATGTATGGAGGACACATCACTGATGACTGGGATAGGAGACTCTGCCGCACATATATACAGGAGGTCCTTAACCCAAAGATG tTTGAAGGAGAGCTGTTCCTCTGCCCTGGCTTCTCAGTTCCTCCTAATCTGGACTACGCTGGCTATCACAGTTACGTGGATGAGAGTTTGCCAGAGGAAAATCCAAGCCTTTACGGCTTGCATCCCAACGCGGAGATCGAGTTTATGACCGTCACATCCAACGCTCTCTTTAACACTCTGTTAGAACTGCAGTGCCGAGACTTTGCGGGAGAGGAAGGAGCACAGAGTGTGGAGGAGAAG GTGAAAAGTGTGCTTGACGACATTCTGGAGAAGCTGCCTGAGAAATACAGCATGTCAGAGCTGCTTGCTAAGACATCAGAGCGCAGTCCATTGGTTCTCCTCTGTTTTCAGGAGTGTGAGCGCATGAACCTGCTGATATCTGAGATCCACAGCTCTCTTACACAGCTGGACCTGGCCCTGAAG gGTGAGTTAAGCATCTCTCCTGACATGGAGACTCTGCAGACGGCTCTTTACTACAACCGTGTTCCTGAAAGCTGGAGCCGACTGACCTAtccctctacacacacactggcccaGTG GTTCAGTGATGTCCTCAGTCAGTGTCGAGAGCTGGACACCTGGACTCAAGACTTTGTGCTTCCGGCGGTGGTGTGGCTCTCAGGACTGTTCAGCCCACAGTCTTTCCTGACCG CGATCATGCAGAGTATAGCTCGTAAGAACAAGTGGCCACTTGACAAGATGGCTTTGTCCGTGGATGTGACTAAGAAGACAAAGGATGATTATGGCCACCCACCTCGAGAGGGTGCTTACATTCATGGGCTCTATATGGAGG GTGCTCGATGGGACATGTCAGCAGGGGTGCTGTCAGAGGCTGTGTTGAAGGACCTGACTCCGGCCATGCCAGTGCTATATATCCGTGCAGTACCTGCTGACAAGCTGGAGCTGAATAACACCTACGAATGCCCAGTGTACCGAACCAAGCTCCGCGGTCCCACTTTCATCTGGGGTTTCCACCTCAAAACACGCCACCCACCTGCCAAGTGGGTGCTGGCAGGAGTGGCCCTgttgctgtctgtgtga
- the LOC113542626 gene encoding dynein axonemal heavy chain 11 isoform X3 has translation MKLELSTQQYLCQIELKKLEDELLSRLSAAEGSFLRDAALVEQLEQTKNTAAHIQNKVIEARENEMKINETRELYRPVAQRATLLYFIIKELHNINPMYQYSFKAFSAVFHKAIEQTPRDEDVAVRVHSLTEAVTYSVFMYTSQGLFQKDRLTFLTHTAFQILLMKGSIESEELDLLLHFPVEFSSGSPVSFLSAQAWGAIRALSVLEAFRGLDRDVEGSPKRWRKLVESECPERECLPLDWKKKNPLQRLIILRAMRPDRMSYALRNFVEESLGCRYVETTRIEFEKSYEESSPSIPVFFILSPGVNPLKDVETLGLKLGFSIDRGNLHNISLGQGQENVAEKALEMAATKGHWVILQNVHLVERWLGHLEGLLESTGRKAHPQYRVFMSGQPAHGPEEHIIPRGILENALKLTNEPPTGMNASLHAALHNFNQETLEMCSHEQEFKALLFSLCYFHACVSERRKFGPQGWNRCYPFNTGDLTISINVLYNYLEVNSKVPWEDLCYLVGEIMYGGHITDDWDRRLCRTYIQEVLNPKMFEGELFLCPGFSVPPNLDYAGYHSYVDESLPEENPSLYGLHPNAEIEFMTVTSNALFNTLLELQCRDFAGEEGAQSVEEKVKSVLDDILEKLPEKYSMSELLAKTSERSPLVLLCFQECERMNLLISEIHSSLTQLDLALKGELSISPDMETLQTALYYNRVPESWSRLTYPSTHTLAQWFSDVLSQCRELDTWTQDFVLPAVVWLSGLFSPQSFLTAIMQSIARKNKWPLDKMALSVDVTKKTKDDYGHPPREGAYIHGLYMEGARWDMSAGVLSEAVLKDLTPAMPVLYIRAVPADKLELNNTYECPVYRTKLRGPTFIWGFHLKTRHPPAKWVLAGVALLLSV, from the exons ATGAAG TTGGAGCTGAGCACTCAGCAGTACCTGTGTCAGATAGAGCTGAAGAAGTTGGAGGATGAGCTGCTGAGCAGGTTGTCTGCTGCTGAGGGTAGCTTCCTGCGAGACGCAGCATTAGTGGAACAGCTGGAGCAAACAAAGAACACTGCTGCACACATCCAAAACAAG GTCATAGAGGCgagagagaatgaaatgaaaatcaatGAGACCCGTGAGCTCTACCGTCCTGTAGCACAGAGAGCTACTCTTCTTTACTTTATCATTAAAGAGCTACACAACATCAATCCCATGTACCAGTATTCATTTAAG GCGTTCAGTGCAGTATTCCACAAAGCGATAGAGCAAACTCCACGAGATGAAGATGTGGCAGTGCGTGTCCACTCCCTCACTGAGGCTGTCACTTACTCTGTCTTCATGTACACCAGTCAGGGCCTCTTCCAGAAGGACAGACTCACCTTTCTGACCCACACTGCCTTCCAG ATTCTCCTGATGAAAGGGTCCATTGAATCAGAGGAGCTGGATCTTCTTTTGCATTTCCCAGTGGAGTTCAGCAGTGGAAGTCCTGTCAGCTTCTTGTCTGCTCAGGCCTGGGGAGCCATCAGG GCTCTGTCAGTGCTGGAGGCATTTCGTGGTCTGGACCGGGATGTAGAAGGCTCACCTAAGCGCTGGAGGAAGCTGGTGGAGTCTGAGTGTCCAGAGAGAGAGTGCCTCCCTCTggactggaaaaagaaaaatcctctGCAAAGACTCATTATCCTCAGAGCCATGCGACCTGACAGGATGAGCTATGCTCTCAG GAACTTTGTGGAGGAGAGTTTGGGCTGCAGATATGTGGAAACAACCAGGATAGAGTTTGAGAAGTCTTATGAGGAGAGCAGTCCTTCAATACCAGTCTTCTTTATCCTGTCTCCTGGAGTCAACCCACTGAAAGATGTGGAAACACTTG GGCTGAAGCTGGGCTTCTCCATAGACCGGGGGAACCTTCATAACATCTCACTGGGACAGGGCCAGGAGAATGTGGCTGAAAAGGCTCTAGAAATGGCAGCTACAAAAGGCCACTGGGTCATTCTACAG aatgtGCATTTAGTGGAGCGTTGGCTGGGTCATCTGGAAGGTCTGTTGGAGAGTACAGGGCGAAAAGCTCACCCACAGTATAGAGTGTTCATGAGCGGACAACCTGCTCACGGCCCTGAGGAGCACATCATTCCCAGAGGCATCCTGGAAAATGCACTCAAACTGACTAATGAGCCACCCACAGGCATGAACGCCAGTCTGCATGCTGCACTGCACAACTTCAACCAG GAAACTTTGGAAATGTGTTCTCATGAGCAGGAGTTTAAAGCactcctgttctctctctgctATTTCCACGCTTGTGTCAGTGAGAGGAGGAAGTTTGGGCCTCAAGGTTGGAATCGCTGCTACCCTTTTAACACTGGAGACCTCACCATCTCCATTAACGTGCTGTATAACTACCTGGAGGTTAATTCAAAA GTGCCATGGGAGGACCTGTGTTATCTGGTAGGAGAGATCATGTATGGAGGACACATCACTGATGACTGGGATAGGAGACTCTGCCGCACATATATACAGGAGGTCCTTAACCCAAAGATG tTTGAAGGAGAGCTGTTCCTCTGCCCTGGCTTCTCAGTTCCTCCTAATCTGGACTACGCTGGCTATCACAGTTACGTGGATGAGAGTTTGCCAGAGGAAAATCCAAGCCTTTACGGCTTGCATCCCAACGCGGAGATCGAGTTTATGACCGTCACATCCAACGCTCTCTTTAACACTCTGTTAGAACTGCAGTGCCGAGACTTTGCGGGAGAGGAAGGAGCACAGAGTGTGGAGGAGAAG GTGAAAAGTGTGCTTGACGACATTCTGGAGAAGCTGCCTGAGAAATACAGCATGTCAGAGCTGCTTGCTAAGACATCAGAGCGCAGTCCATTGGTTCTCCTCTGTTTTCAGGAGTGTGAGCGCATGAACCTGCTGATATCTGAGATCCACAGCTCTCTTACACAGCTGGACCTGGCCCTGAAG gGTGAGTTAAGCATCTCTCCTGACATGGAGACTCTGCAGACGGCTCTTTACTACAACCGTGTTCCTGAAAGCTGGAGCCGACTGACCTAtccctctacacacacactggcccaGTG GTTCAGTGATGTCCTCAGTCAGTGTCGAGAGCTGGACACCTGGACTCAAGACTTTGTGCTTCCGGCGGTGGTGTGGCTCTCAGGACTGTTCAGCCCACAGTCTTTCCTGACCG CGATCATGCAGAGTATAGCTCGTAAGAACAAGTGGCCACTTGACAAGATGGCTTTGTCCGTGGATGTGACTAAGAAGACAAAGGATGATTATGGCCACCCACCTCGAGAGGGTGCTTACATTCATGGGCTCTATATGGAGG GTGCTCGATGGGACATGTCAGCAGGGGTGCTGTCAGAGGCTGTGTTGAAGGACCTGACTCCGGCCATGCCAGTGCTATATATCCGTGCAGTACCTGCTGACAAGCTGGAGCTGAATAACACCTACGAATGCCCAGTGTACCGAACCAAGCTCCGCGGTCCCACTTTCATCTGGGGTTTCCACCTCAAAACACGCCACCCACCTGCCAAGTGGGTGCTGGCAGGAGTGGCCCTgttgctgtctgtgtga